Proteins from one Procambarus clarkii isolate CNS0578487 chromosome 72, FALCON_Pclarkii_2.0, whole genome shotgun sequence genomic window:
- the LOC138356436 gene encoding uncharacterized protein, which translates to MKAEISWEESRSVLFEWEVCRHAVPVEDTKCFKCMIEASIKCEDCHRLFCYHCDMKKHFLNPFHDRFSWASGYYEALPPTVTVDLNGTFTDWQPVVPVPVPKISCNCKDCNLNIKSSDIMCTFIMLSGRYDLYLPIFECQECGYSLPADAKMLYDGGYFCSSARKSNTFFSTKLLNNWHFLKRNSPGLSMKSLLIALQALGSHNGRDGCINFEAAKRTFQEWRFMQYELANVQSYNKTVCPACHTNPFAIHIDDNKKLFPYEKVGRGLRESYYSESVFAAD; encoded by the exons ATGAAGGCTGAAATTTCTTGGGAAGAAAGTCGGTCAGTTCTATTTGAGTGGGAGGTGTGTAGGCACGCTGTTCCAGTTGAAG ACACAAAATGCTTCAAATGTATGATTGAAGccagcatcaaatgtgaagattGTCATCGCCTATTCTGCTACCACTGTGatatgaaaaaacattttttaaaccCATTCCATGATAGGTTTTCCTGGGCCAGTGGATATTATGAAGCATTGCCACCAACTGTGACTGTTGACCTTAATGGGACATTTACTGACTGGC aACCTGTTGTGCCAGTTCCTGTGCCAAAAATTTCCTGTAACTGTAAAGACTGTAACCTTAACATAAAGAGTTCTGACATCATGTGTACTTTCATAATGCTCTCAG GCAGGTATGACCTTTATCTGCCCATATTTGAGTGTCAAGAGTGTGGATACAGCCTTCCTGCAGATGCTAAGATGTTGTATGATGGTGGATACTTCTGCTCATCAGCCAGGAAAAGTAACACATTCTTCAGCACCAAACTCCTGAACAACTGGCATTTCCTTAAAAGGAACAGCCCAGGTTTATCAATGAAATCCTTGTTAATAGCGCTCCAAGCGCTTGGCTCTCATAATGGAAGA GATGGTTGCATCAACTTTGAAGCTGCTAAAAGAACATTCCAGGAGTGGAGATTTATGCAGTATGAACTTGCAAATGTCCAAAGCTACAATAAGACCGTGTGCCCTGCTTGTCATACTAACCCATTTGCCATACATATTGATGACAACAAAAAGTTATTCCCATATGAAAAAGTTGGAAG AGGATTGAGGGAATCATATTATTCAGAGAGTGTCTTTGCTGCTGACTGA